Genomic segment of bacterium:
GGAGCTTGCCGCCGCGAAGGCGGTACCCACCACGCCGTTTAAAAAGGCTATCTCGGTTAGCGAAAGCCCCTTGTCCACGAAAAAGGGCTTTAACATCGCGATAATACCGATTATCCCGGCCCAGAGGGTGAGGAGAAGGAAAATCCTCGCGGGCGCGGAATTTCCTTTGAAAAAGCCGACGATGTCGAGCCAGCGCACCTTCCTGCCTGTGTGGGGGGCGGCGAAATCCTCCGTTTTGACGGTGAAGACCGGGCTGACGGCGAGAAGGACCAGCGCCCCCAGCCCCAGCGCGACCGCCTTCCACCCGAACCAGCCGTAAGCCGCGAGAAGCAGCCCGCTCCCGACAACTGTTCCCAGAAAACCTCCCGCCGACTGCACCGCGTTTCCCGGCCCCCGCTCCTCAGGCTTTAAGAGGCGTACCGCCAGCGCGTCGGTGGCTATGTCCTGCGTCGCGCTGAAGAGAAGGGCTATCACTATCAGCGGGACGATGGTGGAAAAATCGGTGCGAAGGTCAAAAAGCGCCATCGAGAAGACAACCACGGCGTAAAAAATCTCCGAGGTGACTATCCATTTGCGGTAGCCGCGCGCGTCGCGGGCGGTAGCGTCCACGGCGGGCGCCCAGAAGAGCTTGAGGAGCCAGGGGAGTTTGACGAACTGGAGGAGGCCGATGGAGGTGAGGGAAAAGTTCTCCTGGCGCAGGATAACCGGCAGCGCGGTGGAAAAGAAACTCATCGGCACCGACTGCGCCAGATAAAGCGAGAGCAAAAGCGAGTATTTGCCGGACGGTTTCAAAAGAGACTCCCTCTGACGTTTTCCGGTTCACAACCCTGATTTTAAACTTTTTATGATGCGAGAGAAAGAGCCGGACGACAGGCGCTCTTTATCTTAGTAAATTTTTCAAAATCCTTGTTGACATTTTCCCCATTACTTTGTATCTTTGTAAAAACTAACCCGCACAAGGAGGTCGTCGTCATGTCTGTCACGCCAGCCACAACCGAACGCATCCGGGGAATCGCAGATGAATGTCTGAACGAACTTATGGAACATCTTCTCCAGAACAGCGTTAACTCCGCTCACATTAAAAACGTCAGGGACAAATTGCTGGAAATAAAGCATTTGTGCGATGCGGAGGAGGGCTCCCTGCCGCAGCCCCCCACGTCGGCGACACGCAGGAGACTTGGCGGAAGCAAGAAAGAAGACGTGCTCAAGATCGCCTACGCCATGTCGCGCTTCGACTACCCCATCATAAACGAAATCCTGAAAACCTCTTACAACCAAACCGAAGCGTTCGATTATCTTGAAAAAATCACCGGCACGAAGGCCACAACCCTCAGAAACCACAGGGATCGCTTTGACCGTCATGTAAAGCAGGAGGCCAGTGCAAGAAAAGGATGGGATGTTGAGCTTGCTGCGGAATTAAGACCGATCAAGAGGGAATGGGACCAACTGTCGAGGGAGCAGATCAAGGAAGAATTAACTAAAATAATCGGCGCCGCGTGATAGCGAGTCGAAAAACCGTCAGCGGATCGGCTTTTGGCCCATAAAAGACAAAAACCCGTCCCGGTTAAACGGGGCGGGCTTTCATTCGGGGGATTTGGCCCGGCAGGCTCTCGCCCGCCGGGCCGGTTCTTTCCCGGTCAGCAGGGATGTACGCTGGACTGCCCGGTAACGCGGGGTTTTACATAGCGGGTCTTCATGGTGTTCCTCCGCAGGTGGTAGGGTTAATCGGACTTCCTTGCACTAACTGATACGCTAAAAAGCCGACAAGGTTTCTAAAAAAATTCCGGTAACGCAAAATATATTTATGCAGGTTTCGTGCCCTCTCTCCAGCAGTGCGGATCGGGCGAATTGAATTTGCCGGTAACCGCCAAAGAGCGCGCCGTGCAGCCGCCGAGACACTCGCCGTAGGCCGAACAGCCGACGCACTTCCCTTCGGCGGTCTTGTTCCTCATCTTCTCCAGAACCTCCGACTCGTTCCATATCTTTTTGAGGCCGTCGGTGAGGAGATTCCCCAGCGACAGCGGGATGAAGCCGCAGGGGGTGGCGTCGCCGTCCGGCTCGATGTGGAGGGAGAGCTTGCCGCAGGTGGAGCCCTTTACCGCTCCCTCGGAGGCTTCGCCGAGAAGAGCGATGATAGGGTCGTCGAAGGCGAGCTTCGCCGGGGCGCTTGGCCTCCACGCGAGGGCGTCCTCGTAAAACTCCTTCCATTCGCCGGGCGGAAGATCGAGCTCGGCGCGGTTCTCCATCCCCCTGCCCGAACACTTGAAATTGTGCAGGTAGACGGTGGATGCGCCCCTCTCGGCGGCGAGGGTAACTATCTCTTTGTAAGTGGCGATGTTCTTTTTGAAGATGACGGCGCTCACCGTGGATTCCACGCCCGCGTCCCTGAGGTTTTCCACCGCCTTGAGCGCCCTTTTGAAGCTCCCCGGTCGGTTGCGGAACCAGTCGTGGACCTCCTCCGTCGCCCCGTCGATGCTGACGCCCACGGCGCGAAAACCCGCCTCTTTGCATTTTTCCGCCGCCTCGGGGGTGCAGAGCCACCCGTTGGTGTTCATCGTGACCTTGAGCCCCTTTTGGGCCGCGTAGGCGGTGACCTCGAAGAGATGGGGGTACATCAGGGGCTCCCCTCCGCCGAAGTTTATATAGGCCACGCGGTTGTCCGCCAGTTCGTCCACTATGCGGAGGATGTCGGCGAGCGGCAGCTCCTCCCGCTTCAAACCGCGCGAATAGCAGTGGTTGCAGGAGAAGTTGCAGTCGTAGGAGAGCGTCCAGTTGACTGTAAGGGGGGCGGAAAGTTTCACGTCATTCTCCGGGCAAGAGCCAACCGCGCGCGCGGGAGGCGTTTACGAAGCCCAAAACGTCGGGCAGTATCTCTTCGGCGGGGGCGTCGTAGGCTTCCGCCAGTTTGAGGGCTATCCCCTCCGCGTCGAGGGTTCCGTCGCAGAGCATCCATATCTCGCCCGCGATGAGGTTTAGTTCGTGCATCTGGCCCGCGTCTACTATGATTACCCAACCGCGCTCGGCAGCGCACTCGTCGCCCGCGTCGAGGGCGGTTACAATCGCGTCGCGCTCCTCGGGCTCGTCGCGCCAGACGATGTCTGGGTTTCTCTCCACAACTCCCATCTTCATTTCCTCTCGAAGCGGGTTTCGGAAAGAGGCTCGTAGTTTATCCTGCCGATGCCCCCGGAATCCTCCGCGTCGAAGATCTTCTTTTCCACGTTCTCTTTGCCGGAGGCGAACCAGTTCCCCGGCAGGGAGAGGTTTTCAGCCTGCCCTTCGCCGATTTTCAGGTCGTACTCGACGTTGTCGAAATTGTTTTTTTCGACGGACGGAGAGGTTATGCCGCTCCTGAAAAAGATACCCGTGAGATTGCCCGTGAAATCGGAGTTTTTTACCGTCAGCCCGCTTGAGTTGAGGCAGCGGATGCCTATCTTGTTGTCCTTGAAGACCGAGCCGAAGACCTGCAGCTTGTCGGCTTTGCAGCGAAGTCCGCCGTAATTTCCCTCGAAGACGCAGTTCTCGATGAAGGCGGGGGTATCGTGGATGTGAAGCGCCCATCCGGCGCGCTCGAAGCGGGCGTTTTTGATCGAAACCGCCCTGGCCTTCTGCACGGAGATCATGTCTTGGGCCTCGCCGGGGGTTGCCTTGCCGATGTTGCGGAAAATCACCGGCTTTTCAGGAGAGCCCGTTACGTTCAGTTCCCCCTTTACGGTTACCCAGGGGAATTCGTCGACGAGCATGTATTCGGGAAGGGCGAACTCGATAAGAGCGCCTTCCTCGATGCGAAGCGAGCCGGAAGGATATACAACGACCTCCTTGTCCAGCACTATATGACCGGTCCAGACGGTTTTTCCCAGTATCCGGATTGTCCTGCAGTCGCAGGGCTCCTCAATCCTCTCGGCTGCGAAAGAGAGGGCAAAAAAGAGAACCGCCAGAACCATCAGGGGCGCGAAAAGCAATTTTCTCATGTCTTTTCCCTCATAAGGCCGAAAGAGGCGAGAAGCGCGAACCCCGCCAGAATCGCGGCTTTCCCCTGCGGGGGCACTCCCGCCGAGGTGGCTCCAAGATACCAGTTCTGCACCAGTATCGCACCAGCAACCATGCCGAGGCATACCGTCCAAGCGTCCATATCGCCCTCCCCGGCCTTGATTATCTGCCGGAAGGGGCAGCCTCCGGCCAGAATCGCCGCCCAGCCGGTGAGAGCCATCCCGAGGAAACCCCAGAGAGGCTCCAGATGCGCTCCGGGCTGGTCGAAGTAGCCGGGAGCGAACTGCCCGGTGAGAAGGTTGGCCCCGAAAGCGGCTACGAGGGCGGTAACAAGCCCCGCGCCTGACAAAAGCGAGCGGGTGAGGAAGATATCCCTCACCGAGCCGGTCACGCAAAAGCGCGAGCGCTGGCAAAGACCGCCTACAAGAAGCCCCCCGCCGAGCGAGGCCCAGAGCGGCGCGTGAAGCGCCCCGCCGCCTATCGGGGAGACGAGCAGGGGGCCGCCCGCAACAGCCATTATAGTCAAAATCGTCATGGCGGCCATAGCGGCGGCGAAAACCGGAGCGGAGCCTTTCCTCGGGCTGCCGAAAATCTTCGGATCGGGGCCGGAGAGGGCTTTCAGCCCTACCCGGACACCGGCGAGAAGGCCAAGCGCTCCCGCGACCGCCGTAAGGTCCCCCCCGGCGAGACGAAGCACCATCTTTATCGGGCAGCCGATGAAGATTGCCGAGCCCACTATCATCAGAAAGCCGAGAAGGGCGGCCCCTGCCCCTCCGCCGGAGGAGCGGGGCCGAAGTTCCCTGGTCAGCGCAGCCATCGCGAAGCTGCCGAGCAGAAAGCCCAAAAGCTCGGGGCGGATGTACTGCATTCTGGGGTTAGAGTGAAGCCCGAGGGCTCCCGCGAAATTCTCAAGGAAGCAGGAGATGCAGATTCCGGTGTTCGCCGGGTTCCCGAGCCACGCGAGGAGGCTCCCCGCGACCCCGAGCGCGAGCCCGGCG
This window contains:
- a CDS encoding right-handed parallel beta-helix repeat-containing protein yields the protein MRKLLFAPLMVLAVLFFALSFAAERIEEPCDCRTIRILGKTVWTGHIVLDKEVVVYPSGSLRIEEGALIEFALPEYMLVDEFPWVTVKGELNVTGSPEKPVIFRNIGKATPGEAQDMISVQKARAVSIKNARFERAGWALHIHDTPAFIENCVFEGNYGGLRCKADKLQVFGSVFKDNKIGIRCLNSSGLTVKNSDFTGNLTGIFFRSGITSPSVEKNNFDNVEYDLKIGEGQAENLSLPGNWFASGKENVEKKIFDAEDSGGIGRINYEPLSETRFERK
- a CDS encoding MFS transporter, whose translation is MKPSGKYSLLLSLYLAQSVPMSFFSTALPVILRQENFSLTSIGLLQFVKLPWLLKLFWAPAVDATARDARGYRKWIVTSEIFYAVVVFSMALFDLRTDFSTIVPLIVIALLFSATQDIATDALAVRLLKPEERGPGNAVQSAGGFLGTVVGSGLLLAAYGWFGWKAVALGLGALVLLAVSPVFTVKTEDFAAPHTGRKVRWLDIVGFFKGNSAPARIFLLLTLWAGIIGIIAMLKPFFVDKGLSLTEIAFLNGVVGTAFAAASSLLGGQLIKRAGLRFSLNLFLVLNALAALFLYAVNHSGSHLALYAGSIGIWTAYGFSSVAVYVFAMNGVRGGLEGTDFTSQIFLTQLSALLISALSGRVADKLGYDALFFGGAVISAAVLAVLNTKWARGRLFPEGAEDSAPG
- a CDS encoding YedE-related selenium metabolism membrane protein, whose protein sequence is MRGLSREVKWMAAAGLALGVAGSLLAWLGNPANTGICISCFLENFAGALGLHSNPRMQYIRPELLGFLLGSFAMAALTRELRPRSSGGGAGAALLGFLMIVGSAIFIGCPIKMVLRLAGGDLTAVAGALGLLAGVRVGLKALSGPDPKIFGSPRKGSAPVFAAAMAAMTILTIMAVAGGPLLVSPIGGGALHAPLWASLGGGLLVGGLCQRSRFCVTGSVRDIFLTRSLLSGAGLVTALVAAFGANLLTGQFAPGYFDQPGAHLEPLWGFLGMALTGWAAILAGGCPFRQIIKAGEGDMDAWTVCLGMVAGAILVQNWYLGATSAGVPPQGKAAILAGFALLASFGLMREKT
- a CDS encoding radical SAM protein; this encodes MKLSAPLTVNWTLSYDCNFSCNHCYSRGLKREELPLADILRIVDELADNRVAYINFGGGEPLMYPHLFEVTAYAAQKGLKVTMNTNGWLCTPEAAEKCKEAGFRAVGVSIDGATEEVHDWFRNRPGSFKRALKAVENLRDAGVESTVSAVIFKKNIATYKEIVTLAAERGASTVYLHNFKCSGRGMENRAELDLPPGEWKEFYEDALAWRPSAPAKLAFDDPIIALLGEASEGAVKGSTCGKLSLHIEPDGDATPCGFIPLSLGNLLTDGLKKIWNESEVLEKMRNKTAEGKCVGCSAYGECLGGCTARSLAVTGKFNSPDPHCWREGTKPA
- a CDS encoding PqqD family protein, whose amino-acid sequence is MKMGVVERNPDIVWRDEPEERDAIVTALDAGDECAAERGWVIIVDAGQMHELNLIAGEIWMLCDGTLDAEGIALKLAEAYDAPAEEILPDVLGFVNASRARGWLLPGE